The following are encoded in a window of Sphaerisporangium siamense genomic DNA:
- a CDS encoding CaiB/BaiF CoA transferase family protein, whose protein sequence is MTASGPLGGVRIVTFAPLYQGPYATTLLADLGADVITVERPGTGDGARLQGVMFAALNRGKRSVALDLKRPEDQETARRLAGTADVLVEAFRPGTMERYGLGYPRLSAGHPGLVYVSLSGFGQDGPYRDRAGHDLMYQAAAGLLDGLVDRPGAVHPPPELEAGAIVGALYAALGALAGLVGRAATGRGTHVDMSTHEALLSVMSLRLEPVLNGSGTPAPAPGPEPGYGLYRCADRRLIALGIGFEDHFWALLCEATGLTAYAGLTQAERAARGDTLAGLLSEALSAHTYAHWQELFDRIGVPAGPVHRLREIPDDPHVRARQAIRALDGGDGRRYVRQPLRFSGYGAPDPAPAPGLGEHTASLLHELDASPHHQEVPEP, encoded by the coding sequence CCCCGCTCTACCAGGGGCCGTACGCGACGACGCTGCTCGCCGACCTCGGCGCGGACGTGATCACGGTCGAGCGGCCGGGGACCGGCGACGGCGCCCGCCTCCAGGGCGTCATGTTCGCCGCGCTCAACCGGGGCAAACGCTCGGTGGCCCTGGACCTCAAACGCCCCGAGGACCAGGAGACCGCCCGCCGGCTCGCCGGCACGGCCGACGTCCTCGTCGAGGCGTTCCGCCCCGGCACCATGGAACGGTACGGCCTCGGGTACCCGCGCCTGAGCGCCGGCCATCCCGGCCTGGTCTACGTGTCGCTCTCCGGCTTCGGCCAGGACGGGCCGTACCGGGACCGGGCCGGGCACGACCTGATGTACCAGGCGGCGGCGGGACTGCTCGACGGGCTGGTGGACCGGCCCGGGGCGGTCCACCCGCCGCCCGAGCTGGAGGCGGGCGCGATCGTCGGCGCCCTCTACGCCGCGCTCGGCGCGCTGGCCGGCCTGGTCGGCAGGGCCGCCACCGGCCGGGGCACCCACGTCGACATGTCCACCCACGAGGCCCTGCTGTCGGTGATGTCCCTGCGGCTGGAACCGGTGCTCAACGGCTCCGGCACACCGGCCCCCGCGCCCGGCCCCGAACCCGGATACGGGCTCTACCGCTGCGCGGACCGCCGGCTGATCGCGCTCGGCATCGGCTTCGAGGACCATTTCTGGGCTCTGCTGTGCGAGGCGACCGGCCTCACCGCGTACGCCGGGCTCACCCAGGCCGAGCGGGCGGCGCGGGGCGACACGCTCGCCGGGCTGCTGTCCGAGGCCCTGTCCGCCCATACCTACGCCCACTGGCAGGAACTCTTCGACCGGATCGGGGTGCCCGCCGGCCCGGTCCACCGGCTGCGCGAGATCCCCGACGACCCCCACGTGCGCGCCCGGCAGGCGATCCGCGCGCTGGACGGCGGCGACGGCCGCCGCTACGTGCGCCAGCCGCTGCGGTTCAGCGGATACGGCGCGCCCGACCCCGCCCCGGCCCCCGGCCTGGGCGAGCACACCGCTTCGCTCCTTCACGAGCTGGACGCATCACCGCACCATCAGGAGGTACCCGAGCCATGA
- a CDS encoding acetate--CoA ligase family protein, with the protein MTAPPPPPALDRLLSPRSIAMVGASNSPTRIGGTVFGNLLRAFPGEVHPVHPKDEVVQGRTAYRSVSDLPEAVDMAVIAVPARAVVDVVAECAARGIGGATVITSGFAEAGPEGRALQDRLTAVAHETGIRVIGPNCIGYMNTHGGVMANFMITPDQPLPESGPVALVSQSGGFGSYITNKAVLAGLRLGWFVSTGNEADVNVAQVLRHLVERPEVGVLLSFVETLRDPEIFMATARRAAELDKPLVLLKAGRSDEAARAAMSHTASIVGSAQVFDAVCRQYGVFVASTMEELLDLGTIFQDGRRAAGDRVIVMTSSGGAGVLLADEAGQAGLSVPELPAEEQAALEADMPLPFYGSTSNPVDTTAQTTAMPDAYRKVLNKVAASPSGDMVAAVTWAGPGPANDAIVEMYRNTAKPVAILSTAWSEQFQRAGVPTFTDPRRAMASLSALARLSARGPVPPDPEAFAADGDRVRRVRELIAAAGEETTLLESTGKSILAMYDVPVTREELVTGVDAAVEAAARIGGPVAIKVMSYRLPHKSDAGAIRLGLRGPDAVRDGYREMLDEVARRAPDARVEGVLVQQMAPARLELTCGVQRDPVFGPMVAVGLGGVLVEVLSEAVLLRPPFDADAAVAALGRLLGGRLVTGRRGLSEEELRATAQIMTGLGALALELDEVAEVDVNPLRVADGAVLAADALIVVRHD; encoded by the coding sequence ATGACCGCGCCCCCGCCCCCGCCCGCGCTCGACCGGCTGCTCTCCCCTCGGTCGATCGCCATGGTCGGCGCGTCCAACAGCCCCACCCGCATCGGAGGCACCGTCTTCGGCAACCTCCTGCGCGCCTTCCCCGGCGAGGTCCACCCGGTACACCCCAAGGACGAGGTGGTCCAGGGCCGGACGGCCTACCGCAGCGTGAGCGACCTGCCCGAGGCCGTCGACATGGCCGTGATCGCGGTGCCCGCCCGCGCCGTCGTGGACGTGGTCGCCGAGTGCGCCGCCCGCGGCATCGGCGGCGCCACCGTCATCACCTCGGGCTTCGCCGAGGCCGGGCCGGAGGGCCGCGCCCTCCAGGACCGGCTGACCGCGGTGGCCCACGAGACCGGCATCCGCGTGATCGGCCCGAACTGCATCGGGTACATGAACACGCACGGCGGCGTGATGGCCAACTTCATGATCACCCCAGACCAGCCGCTCCCCGAGTCCGGTCCCGTGGCGCTCGTCTCGCAGAGCGGCGGCTTCGGCTCCTACATCACCAACAAGGCCGTGCTGGCCGGGCTGCGGCTCGGCTGGTTCGTCTCCACCGGCAACGAGGCCGACGTCAACGTGGCGCAGGTCCTGCGGCACCTGGTGGAGCGGCCCGAGGTCGGGGTGCTGCTGTCGTTCGTCGAGACGCTGCGCGACCCCGAGATCTTCATGGCGACCGCGCGCCGCGCCGCCGAGCTGGACAAGCCGCTGGTGCTGCTCAAGGCCGGCCGCTCCGACGAGGCCGCCCGCGCCGCGATGAGCCACACCGCCTCGATCGTGGGCTCGGCCCAGGTCTTCGACGCGGTCTGCCGCCAGTACGGGGTGTTCGTGGCCTCCACCATGGAGGAGCTGCTCGACCTCGGCACCATCTTCCAGGACGGCCGCCGCGCGGCCGGCGACCGCGTGATCGTGATGACGTCCTCCGGCGGCGCGGGCGTGCTGCTCGCCGACGAGGCCGGGCAGGCGGGCCTGTCGGTGCCCGAGCTGCCCGCCGAGGAGCAGGCGGCGCTGGAGGCCGACATGCCGCTGCCGTTCTACGGCAGCACCTCCAACCCGGTCGACACCACCGCGCAGACCACCGCGATGCCCGACGCCTACCGCAAGGTGCTGAACAAGGTCGCGGCCAGCCCGTCCGGCGACATGGTCGCCGCCGTCACCTGGGCGGGGCCGGGTCCCGCCAACGACGCGATCGTCGAGATGTACCGGAACACCGCCAAGCCGGTCGCGATCCTGTCCACCGCCTGGTCCGAGCAGTTCCAGCGGGCCGGGGTGCCGACCTTCACCGACCCGCGCCGGGCGATGGCCTCGCTGAGCGCGCTCGCCCGTCTCTCGGCGCGCGGCCCGGTGCCGCCCGACCCGGAGGCGTTCGCCGCCGACGGCGACCGCGTGCGGCGGGTGCGCGAGCTGATCGCGGCGGCGGGCGAGGAGACGACGCTGCTGGAGTCGACCGGCAAGAGCATCCTCGCCATGTACGACGTGCCGGTGACCCGCGAGGAACTGGTCACCGGCGTGGACGCGGCGGTGGAGGCGGCGGCGCGCATCGGCGGGCCCGTGGCGATCAAGGTGATGTCGTACCGGCTGCCGCACAAGTCCGACGCCGGGGCGATCCGGCTCGGCCTGCGCGGCCCGGACGCCGTGCGCGACGGCTACCGCGAGATGCTCGACGAGGTGGCCCGCCGGGCCCCGGACGCGCGCGTCGAGGGCGTGCTCGTCCAGCAGATGGCGCCCGCCCGGCTGGAGCTGACCTGCGGCGTGCAGCGTGACCCGGTCTTCGGGCCCATGGTCGCGGTCGGGCTCGGCGGGGTGCTGGTGGAGGTGCTGAGCGAGGCCGTGCTGCTCCGCCCGCCGTTCGACGCGGACGCGGCGGTGGCGGCGCTCGGCCGGCTGCTCGGCGGGCGCCTGGTCACCGGGCGGCGCGGGCTGTCGGAGGAGGAGCTCCGGGCCACCGCCCAGATCATGACCGGGCTCGGCGCGCTGGCGCTCGAACTCGACGAGGTCGCCGAGGTGGACGTCAACCCGCTGCGCGTCGCCGACGGCGCGGTGCTGGCCGCCGACGCGCTGATCGTCGTGCGCCATGACTGA
- a CDS encoding MaoC family dehydratase N-terminal domain-containing protein, with the protein MTDRRHLIGHAYTPYTFPVEHGKVREFARAVKDEDPVYHDVEAARAAGYRHLPAPPTFSAVTSHWATRNVDVLRLDLRRVLAGGAEWEYLGDIAAGDVLTVRSHIADVQEKTGSRGPMTLVITEHEFVNEREETVMRLRSTVIEMGEQ; encoded by the coding sequence ATGACTGACCGTCGCCACCTGATCGGGCACGCGTACACGCCGTACACGTTCCCGGTGGAGCACGGCAAGGTGCGCGAGTTCGCCCGCGCCGTCAAGGACGAGGACCCGGTCTACCACGACGTCGAGGCGGCGCGGGCCGCCGGATACCGGCACCTGCCGGCGCCGCCCACCTTCTCCGCCGTCACCTCGCACTGGGCGACGCGGAACGTGGACGTGCTCCGGCTGGACCTGCGCCGGGTTCTGGCGGGCGGCGCGGAGTGGGAGTACCTGGGCGACATCGCCGCCGGCGACGTGCTCACGGTGCGGTCGCACATCGCGGACGTGCAGGAGAAGACCGGCAGCCGCGGCCCGATGACCTTGGTGATCACCGAGCACGAATTCGTCAACGAACGCGAGGAGACCGTGATGCGGCTGCGCAGCACGGTGATCGAAATGGGGGAACAGTGA
- a CDS encoding MaoC/PaaZ C-terminal domain-containing protein has product MTAPDPEPGTAPDTGPDTPPGTVAPERRVGPLTRTDFVRYAGAGGDFNPIHHDETFARSAGYPSVFGHGLLTAGVLAGYAASWLGRRNLRRFTVRYVGQVWPGDTLVLSGEVLRTGTAEDGGTEVEASLEVHTEAAGRERRLVLRGGATAAYPAPALALAEGERA; this is encoded by the coding sequence GTGACAGCACCGGACCCGGAACCGGGCACGGCCCCGGACACAGGACCGGACACGCCACCGGGGACGGTGGCCCCGGAGCGCCGCGTCGGGCCGCTGACGCGCACCGACTTCGTCCGGTACGCCGGAGCCGGCGGCGACTTCAACCCCATCCACCACGACGAGACCTTCGCCCGCTCCGCCGGGTACCCGTCGGTCTTCGGGCACGGGCTGCTCACCGCCGGCGTCCTCGCCGGGTACGCCGCCTCGTGGCTCGGCCGCCGCAACCTGCGCCGGTTCACGGTCCGGTACGTCGGCCAGGTCTGGCCGGGCGACACGCTCGTGCTCAGCGGCGAGGTGCTCCGCACCGGGACGGCCGAGGACGGCGGCACCGAGGTCGAGGCGAGCCTGGAGGTGCACACCGAGGCCGCGGGCCGCGAGCGCAGGCTGGTGCTCCGGGGCGGCGCGACCGCCGCCTACCCGGCCCCCGCGCTCGCCCTGGCGGAAGGAGAACGGGCATGA
- a CDS encoding Zn-ribbon domain-containing OB-fold protein, giving the protein MTAPDREATATGPASHHETALTGSAPHREYLDRLAAGSVPFQTCDGCLTAVFPPRVICPACGATELRWSESSGLGAVYSTSVITPRDTDPYPVVLVDLDEGFRMMSTVVETPAADVPIGMRVRAHVDREGSSDPRVVFTAAEAAEGEEAS; this is encoded by the coding sequence ATGACCGCGCCCGACAGGGAGGCGACCGCGACCGGGCCGGCCTCCCACCATGAGACGGCCCTGACCGGATCGGCCCCCCACCGGGAGTACCTGGACCGGCTCGCCGCCGGCAGCGTGCCGTTCCAGACGTGCGACGGATGCCTGACCGCCGTGTTCCCGCCCCGGGTGATCTGCCCGGCGTGCGGGGCCACCGAGCTGCGGTGGAGCGAGAGCTCCGGGCTCGGCGCCGTCTACTCGACCAGCGTCATCACCCCGCGGGACACCGACCCGTACCCGGTCGTGCTCGTCGACCTCGACGAGGGCTTCCGGATGATGAGCACCGTCGTGGAGACCCCCGCCGCCGACGTGCCGATCGGGATGCGCGTGCGCGCCCACGTCGACCGGGAGGGCTCTTCCGACCCCCGGGTCGTGTTCACGGCGGCGGAGGCCGCGGAAGGAGAGGAGGCGTCATGA
- a CDS encoding acetyl-CoA acetyltransferase, translated as MSSRDLRGAAAIVGVAESDLGEVGQDRYAVELAAQAAGAALAEAGLTTRDVDGLFCAIAGRGMAPLDVGEYLGVRPRYTDGTMVGGSSFVSHLHHAALAIAAGACDVALIVYGSTARSDSGRGRLAMGPPELPSYEAAYRPRPPITGYALAAARHMHQYGTTRAHLAEVAVAARQWARLNPKAFARDPLTVEDVLAARVVSSPLSTLDCCLVTDGGGAVVVTSAARAADLPRPPVYLLGAGEAHWHRAISQMPDLTVTAATESSARAYAMAGLGPEDVDMVQLYDAFTINTILFLEDLGFCKKGEGGDFVSGGRIAPGGVLPVNTNGGGLSYCHPGMYGIFPLIEATRQIRGEAGERQQPGVSVAVAHGNGGQLSSQVTAILGGRDAL; from the coding sequence ATGAGTTCCCGCGATCTGCGAGGCGCCGCGGCGATCGTGGGGGTCGCCGAGTCCGACCTCGGAGAGGTGGGCCAGGACCGGTACGCCGTCGAGCTGGCGGCGCAGGCCGCCGGCGCGGCGCTCGCCGAGGCGGGCCTGACCACCCGGGACGTGGACGGGCTGTTCTGCGCCATCGCCGGGCGCGGCATGGCCCCGCTCGACGTCGGCGAATACCTGGGCGTGCGCCCCCGCTACACCGACGGCACCATGGTCGGCGGCAGCTCGTTCGTGTCGCACCTGCACCACGCCGCGCTGGCCATCGCGGCCGGGGCGTGCGACGTCGCCCTGATCGTCTACGGCAGCACGGCGCGCTCCGACAGCGGGCGCGGCAGGCTCGCCATGGGCCCGCCCGAGCTGCCCTCCTACGAGGCCGCCTACCGGCCGCGCCCGCCGATCACCGGATACGCGCTCGCCGCCGCGCGGCACATGCACCAGTACGGCACCACCCGCGCCCACCTCGCCGAGGTCGCGGTCGCGGCGCGGCAGTGGGCGCGGCTCAACCCCAAGGCGTTCGCCCGCGACCCGCTGACCGTCGAGGACGTCCTGGCCGCCCGCGTCGTGTCCAGCCCGCTGTCCACCCTCGACTGCTGCCTGGTCACCGACGGCGGCGGGGCGGTCGTGGTGACGAGCGCGGCGCGCGCCGCGGACCTGCCGCGCCCGCCGGTGTACCTGCTCGGCGCGGGCGAGGCGCACTGGCACCGCGCGATCTCGCAGATGCCCGACCTGACCGTCACGGCCGCCACCGAGTCCTCCGCCCGCGCGTACGCGATGGCGGGCCTCGGACCCGAGGACGTGGACATGGTGCAGCTCTACGACGCCTTCACCATCAACACCATCCTGTTCCTGGAGGACCTGGGCTTCTGCAAGAAGGGCGAGGGCGGCGACTTCGTCTCCGGCGGACGCATCGCGCCGGGCGGGGTCCTGCCGGTCAACACCAACGGCGGCGGCCTGTCGTACTGCCACCCGGGCATGTACGGCATCTTCCCCCTCATCGAGGCCACCCGGCAGATCCGCGGCGAGGCGGGCGAGCGGCAGCAGCCCGGCGTGTCCGTCGCGGTCGCGCACGGCAACGGCGGGCAGCTCTCCAGCCAGGTCACCGCGATCCTCGGCGGGCGGGACGCCCTATGA
- a CDS encoding enoyl-CoA hydratase/isomerase family protein, with protein MSTVITERDGPVLTVTLNRPHVLNALDAETLLALADAWHEAADPEVRAVVVTGSGKGFCAGADLRTPPDPSRKPGSSGLRHTYHPHVLAMAALEKPVIAAVNGAAAGAGLSLAAAADVRIAAATAKFVPAFATVGLVPDAGGAYFLPRLLGYARAFEWLATGRAVPAEEALSWGLVSRVVPPEELLPAAAELAHRMAAMPGVAVGLTKRLLDHGLTHGLADLLDEEARAQARAVADPGRQRARAEMVNRLSATKEDR; from the coding sequence ATGAGCACGGTGATCACCGAGCGGGACGGCCCCGTGCTGACCGTCACGCTGAACCGGCCGCACGTGCTCAACGCGCTGGACGCCGAGACGCTGCTCGCGCTCGCGGACGCCTGGCACGAGGCGGCGGACCCGGAGGTCCGGGCCGTCGTCGTGACCGGCAGCGGGAAGGGCTTCTGCGCCGGAGCCGACCTGCGCACGCCCCCCGACCCGTCCCGCAAGCCGGGCAGCTCCGGGCTGCGGCACACCTACCACCCGCACGTGCTGGCGATGGCCGCGCTGGAGAAGCCGGTGATCGCCGCGGTGAACGGCGCCGCCGCCGGGGCCGGGCTGTCCCTGGCCGCCGCCGCGGACGTGCGGATCGCCGCCGCCACCGCGAAGTTCGTGCCCGCCTTCGCCACGGTCGGGCTCGTGCCCGACGCCGGAGGCGCCTACTTCCTGCCCCGCCTGCTCGGCTACGCCCGCGCGTTCGAGTGGCTGGCCACCGGCAGGGCCGTCCCCGCCGAGGAGGCCCTGAGCTGGGGACTCGTCTCGCGCGTGGTCCCGCCAGAGGAGCTGCTGCCCGCCGCGGCCGAGCTGGCCCACCGGATGGCCGCCATGCCCGGCGTGGCGGTCGGGCTGACCAAGAGGCTCCTCGACCACGGCCTCACCCACGGGCTCGCCGACCTTCTGGACGAGGAGGCGCGGGCCCAGGCCCGTGCCGTCGCCGACCCCGGACGTCAGCGCGCCCGCGCCGAGATGGTGAACCGGCTTTCCGCTACCAAGGAGGACAGATGA
- a CDS encoding enoyl-CoA hydratase/isomerase family protein, with protein MSDYKTLLVSVEDGLATIALNRPERLNAIGGGLERELAEALAEVGADKSVRAVLLRGEGRAFCVGGDVKEMAVRAEDSEDAEGPSAGQQVYQLLHGRQILETILSVPQPIVAAVHGYAMGLGATIALFCDVVIAAEDAQFADTHVAVGLVAGDGGAVAWPLAMPLGAARYYLMTGDRLDGAEAVRLGLALRAVPAGGLVDEATAVARKLAACAPLAVQGTKTTVNKIVRERMNLLLDLGLILEGGTFVSDDHKEAAAAFVEKRAPVFRGR; from the coding sequence ATGAGCGACTACAAGACCTTGCTGGTGAGTGTGGAGGACGGGCTCGCCACGATCGCGCTGAACCGTCCGGAACGGCTGAACGCGATCGGCGGCGGCCTGGAGCGCGAGCTGGCCGAGGCGCTCGCGGAGGTCGGCGCGGACAAGTCCGTGCGGGCCGTGCTGCTGCGCGGCGAGGGCCGGGCGTTCTGCGTCGGCGGCGACGTCAAGGAGATGGCCGTACGCGCCGAGGACTCCGAAGACGCCGAGGGACCGAGCGCGGGCCAGCAGGTCTACCAGCTCCTGCACGGCCGCCAGATCCTGGAGACCATCCTGTCGGTGCCGCAGCCGATCGTCGCCGCCGTGCACGGGTACGCGATGGGGCTCGGCGCGACGATCGCGCTGTTCTGCGACGTCGTGATCGCCGCCGAGGACGCCCAGTTCGCCGACACCCACGTCGCGGTCGGGCTCGTCGCCGGCGACGGGGGCGCCGTGGCGTGGCCGCTCGCGATGCCGCTCGGCGCGGCCCGCTACTACCTGATGACCGGCGACCGGCTCGACGGCGCCGAGGCGGTACGGCTCGGCCTCGCCCTGCGCGCCGTCCCCGCCGGCGGCCTGGTGGACGAGGCGACCGCCGTCGCGCGCAAGCTCGCCGCCTGCGCCCCCCTCGCGGTGCAAGGGACGAAGACGACGGTCAACAAGATCGTGCGGGAGCGGATGAACCTGCTGCTCGACCTGGGCCTGATCCTGGAGGGCGGCACCTTCGTCAGCGACGACCACAAGGAGGCAGCCGCCGCGTTCGTCGAGAAGCGCGCCCCC